In one window of Poriferisphaera corsica DNA:
- a CDS encoding AraC family transcriptional regulator — protein MDRRTTRKPWAFFEHTHKGFCEFLYPVSGLITNTINGIAVNQKPGDLILIREQDTHHLKGSNFTYFNINFDLADLLEFCSSLKIDPYSNVRLRSILVGTNVCHYKVTDEQHINLTHSLNALFEHQQTPLGNMMFQKFLLSIMVDFIIAPTKQSVASNNAPLWLNDLLNHIADNIDLNLVVNDLPEICDRTHEHISRVFKKHLSCTPSQYLNNLRLEKAARLLVHSNQPILDIAYTVGFNNLNYFYKLFSDKYLLTPMKYRKKNTHIT, from the coding sequence GTGGATCGTCGTACAACACGTAAGCCATGGGCTTTCTTCGAGCATACGCACAAAGGGTTCTGTGAATTCCTTTACCCCGTCAGCGGCTTGATAACCAATACCATCAATGGGATCGCTGTAAACCAGAAACCGGGCGATCTAATCCTCATCCGAGAACAAGACACCCATCATCTCAAAGGCTCAAACTTCACTTACTTCAACATTAATTTTGATTTAGCTGACCTACTCGAATTTTGCTCATCGTTAAAAATCGATCCCTACAGCAACGTCAGACTCAGATCAATACTTGTGGGCACAAACGTCTGTCATTATAAAGTGACTGATGAGCAGCATATCAATCTAACACACTCATTGAATGCTCTATTTGAACATCAACAAACACCATTAGGCAATATGATGTTTCAGAAATTTCTACTCAGTATCATGGTCGATTTTATCATCGCACCAACTAAACAGTCTGTTGCAAGCAACAATGCACCACTTTGGCTTAATGATTTACTAAATCACATTGCAGATAATATTGATCTTAATCTTGTAGTAAATGATCTACCAGAAATTTGTGATCGAACACACGAACACATTTCGAGAGTTTTCAAAAAGCATCTTTCATGTACACCTTCACAATACCTAAATAACCTACGCTTAGAAAAAGCAGCCAGGCTACTCGTTCATTCGAATCAACCAATACTAGATATTGCATACACTGTTGGTTTTAATAACCTAAATTATTTCTACAAGTTATTCAGCGATAAATATCTTCTAACACCTATGAAATACCGCAAAAAGAACACTCATATTACCTAA
- a CDS encoding polysaccharide deacetylase family protein — MQIMLSFDVEEFDIPIEYGQSIDEAEQISVSASGTQKILQLLKSHQIKSTCFTTANFAIHQKSLVKTMSKDCEIASHGYWHSRFEIDDLKRSKDVLEEISGQQVYGFRRARFAYTPQNMIFEAGYRYNSSENPIWMPGRYNNFFGNRTAYIEQDLLNIPISATPTLRIPLFWLAIKNFPLWLIHYASRQVLKSDGYLNIFFHPWEFEDIEKYHLPKYVTSRCGEMMLDRLDWYIRLLKQHGEFIYMKDYEI, encoded by the coding sequence ATGCAAATAATGCTGAGTTTCGATGTCGAAGAGTTCGATATACCGATCGAGTACGGGCAATCGATTGACGAAGCAGAGCAAATTTCTGTGTCAGCTTCAGGTACGCAGAAAATTCTTCAGCTTCTAAAATCACATCAAATAAAATCAACTTGCTTTACGACAGCTAACTTTGCTATCCATCAAAAAAGTCTTGTTAAGACGATGTCTAAAGATTGTGAGATTGCTTCCCATGGATATTGGCATAGTCGTTTTGAAATCGATGATCTTAAGCGATCAAAAGATGTTTTAGAAGAGATTTCTGGTCAACAAGTATACGGATTTAGACGTGCAAGATTTGCATATACGCCTCAAAATATGATTTTTGAAGCCGGGTATCGCTATAACTCATCCGAAAACCCAATATGGATGCCGGGCCGATATAACAATTTTTTTGGAAATAGAACGGCATATATTGAGCAGGATCTGCTGAATATTCCAATTTCTGCGACACCTACATTGCGAATACCACTGTTTTGGCTAGCGATCAAGAATTTCCCGTTATGGCTTATCCATTACGCCAGTCGGCAAGTACTGAAGAGTGATGGTTATCTCAATATTTTTTTTCACCCATGGGAGTTTGAAGATATTGAAAAGTATCATTTGCCAAAGTACGTTACATCACGTTGCGGCGAGATGATGCTTGACCGTTTAGATTGGTATATCAGATTGCTGAAGCAGCATGGTGAGTTTATATATATGAAAGATTATGAAATCTAA
- a CDS encoding beta-mannosidase has product MSVVENELSMVDLSGSWQVRDDQGSVDVKAMLPGDLHSALLEAGEIKDPYFGLAENEAQWIGKRAWFFERKFKVEKDLFNRQSVYLNIDWVDTFATVYVNGKNVLSTSNMFKRYRVDIKDALVLGENDIRIRIDSAEQVALDKAGEMLYEIPWAKGNNKIPHLNMVRKVQCHGGWDWGICLMVLGIYGDISLRANDGFRIEHVYTSQEHQANQCHVTVQVEIESEIDASRVICFELDEKQINVAADLSVGLNVIETTIVIDNPKLWWPAGYGHQPLYELSVSAGDDRVDKKIGLRKVDWALRKDHIGRSMTLRVNDCDIFCKGANWIPVDAMPGRHTDNVYTDLLEDAVAANMNMIRVWGGGQYEHDLFYEKCDELGLLVWQDMMFSCSLYPASDEFLAEIEEEAEYQIKRLRDYASIVLWCGDNELIGFLNGIFDLEEGKRDLFLVQYDRLNRVLRRTIEACDDTRLFWPSSPCNGPDDFGDAWHDDSCGDMHFWNVWHEGKSFEEYYRVVPRFCSEFGYQSLNSMSVVETYADKDQWNVTSPVLEHHQRNGTGGGNGKIIEMMTRYFRMPISFESQLYLSQVQQAMAIKTAVEYWRHMQPICMGTLYWQLNDNWPVASWSSIEYGGKWKQLHYHAKRFFAPVLISAFQKDEDHVEIWVMKDTPGKIDCVAEMTVYDFEGNEQCQITKEIQIGGIKCDDRSLQVADLGIKRLLNDPQDGFLHMRLYEENGRGVERSLIHENTHFFSKFKECDLPEVKVEAVVKDCNGEIGIELKADHPAFFVHLDTGPLKGSFEDSSFTLLPDRKRLVFFNTREKVSVSDMQKYLRVMHLRDTY; this is encoded by the coding sequence ATGTCAGTAGTTGAGAATGAGTTATCGATGGTTGATTTGTCTGGGTCATGGCAGGTAAGGGATGATCAAGGCAGCGTTGATGTGAAAGCAATGCTTCCTGGTGATCTTCATTCAGCACTGTTAGAAGCTGGGGAAATCAAAGACCCATATTTTGGACTTGCGGAAAATGAAGCACAATGGATCGGGAAAAGGGCTTGGTTCTTTGAACGCAAATTCAAGGTTGAAAAAGATTTATTCAATCGCCAATCTGTATATTTAAATATTGATTGGGTTGATACTTTTGCCACGGTTTATGTCAATGGCAAGAACGTGCTGAGCACTTCAAATATGTTCAAGCGGTATCGTGTCGATATTAAGGATGCTTTGGTGTTAGGCGAGAATGATATACGTATTCGTATCGATTCTGCTGAACAGGTTGCGCTGGATAAAGCGGGAGAAATGCTGTACGAGATTCCTTGGGCAAAAGGGAACAATAAGATTCCGCATTTGAATATGGTTCGTAAGGTTCAATGTCATGGGGGTTGGGATTGGGGCATCTGTTTGATGGTATTGGGTATCTATGGTGATATCAGTTTACGCGCAAATGACGGCTTCCGTATTGAGCATGTATATACCTCGCAAGAACACCAAGCGAATCAATGTCACGTAACTGTTCAGGTAGAGATTGAAAGTGAAATTGATGCTAGTCGTGTTATTTGTTTTGAGTTGGATGAAAAGCAAATCAATGTAGCAGCAGATCTATCGGTGGGGCTGAATGTGATCGAAACCACGATTGTTATTGATAATCCAAAATTATGGTGGCCTGCAGGCTATGGTCATCAGCCGTTGTATGAATTATCTGTATCCGCGGGTGATGATCGTGTTGATAAAAAAATTGGGCTACGGAAGGTTGATTGGGCTTTACGCAAGGATCACATTGGCAGAAGTATGACTTTGCGAGTCAATGATTGTGATATTTTCTGCAAAGGGGCGAACTGGATTCCTGTTGATGCAATGCCGGGACGTCATACAGACAATGTTTATACGGATCTGCTTGAGGATGCTGTTGCAGCGAACATGAATATGATTCGTGTCTGGGGTGGAGGTCAATATGAACACGATCTTTTTTACGAAAAATGTGATGAATTAGGATTGTTGGTATGGCAAGACATGATGTTTTCGTGCTCATTGTATCCAGCAAGTGATGAGTTTTTAGCTGAAATTGAAGAAGAAGCTGAATACCAGATCAAACGTCTTCGTGATTATGCAAGTATTGTCCTATGGTGCGGCGACAATGAGCTCATCGGGTTTCTCAATGGTATTTTCGATCTTGAAGAAGGGAAACGTGATTTGTTTCTTGTTCAATATGATCGATTAAATCGTGTACTTCGTAGAACAATTGAGGCTTGTGATGATACAAGGTTGTTTTGGCCAAGTTCGCCATGCAATGGACCAGATGATTTTGGAGATGCATGGCATGATGATAGTTGCGGGGATATGCACTTTTGGAATGTATGGCATGAGGGTAAGTCGTTTGAAGAATATTATCGTGTCGTGCCACGTTTCTGTTCCGAATTTGGATATCAGTCTCTAAATTCGATGAGTGTGGTCGAAACATATGCTGATAAAGATCAATGGAATGTTACGTCTCCAGTTTTAGAACACCATCAGAGGAATGGAACGGGTGGGGGTAATGGCAAGATCATTGAAATGATGACGCGGTATTTTAGGATGCCGATCTCATTCGAGAGTCAATTATATTTAAGCCAGGTCCAGCAGGCGATGGCAATCAAAACAGCGGTTGAGTACTGGCGACATATGCAGCCGATATGTATGGGGACTTTATATTGGCAGTTGAACGATAATTGGCCTGTGGCTTCATGGTCTAGTATTGAGTATGGCGGTAAATGGAAGCAGCTTCATTATCATGCAAAACGATTTTTTGCACCTGTGCTGATTTCTGCATTCCAAAAAGATGAGGATCATGTCGAAATCTGGGTGATGAAAGATACGCCAGGGAAGATTGATTGTGTTGCAGAGATGACGGTATATGATTTCGAAGGCAATGAGCAATGCCAAATCACAAAAGAAATACAGATTGGCGGCATTAAGTGTGATGATCGATCATTACAAGTTGCTGATTTGGGTATCAAACGATTGTTGAATGATCCACAAGATGGCTTTTTGCACATGCGGCTATATGAGGAGAATGGCCGCGGTGTTGAGAGATCGTTGATACATGAGAATACACATTTCTTCTCGAAATTTAAGGAATGTGATTTGCCAGAGGTTAAGGTTGAGGCGGTCGTTAAGGATTGTAATGGTGAGATTGGAATTGAGCTGAAAGCAGATCATCCTGCATTTTTTGTTCACCTTGATACGGGGCCTTTGAAGGGTTCATTTGAAGATAGCAGCTTTACATTATTGCCGGATAGAAAGCGTTTGGTTTTCTTTAATACGCGTGAAAAAGTGAGTGTCTCAGATATGCAGAAATATTTAAGGGTAATGCATTTACGAGATACTTACTAG
- a CDS encoding AAC(3) family N-acetyltransferase — protein sequence MMDAAKKMDIGFRDLGVCKGDTVLMHSSYRSLGLPGEQKGIETVIKVLQSIIGAKGALLLPALSYETCHEGQRLFDVSQTPSCVGAISECFRSMPGVVRSVHPTHSVCGWGDGACQMLNGHHLDDTPCGVNSPYARLCEVGGKLLMLGCGLGPNTSMHGVEELARPSYLFSHQIEYRIRLGNRLGSCAIDDNRIPEAITCWRHGHTQSGYIQRYDRLDDLLDDCMCNRSKIMGAPSLLIDASMMWKLATETMRNKPYYFVDNLQIGNG from the coding sequence ATGATGGATGCAGCTAAAAAAATGGATATTGGGTTCCGTGATCTGGGGGTCTGCAAAGGCGACACTGTGCTCATGCATAGCTCGTATCGATCCTTGGGGTTACCAGGTGAGCAAAAGGGGATAGAAACTGTGATCAAGGTGTTACAGAGCATTATTGGTGCTAAAGGTGCATTATTGCTTCCTGCATTGAGTTATGAAACATGTCACGAAGGACAGCGACTTTTTGACGTGTCGCAAACACCAAGTTGTGTCGGGGCAATCAGCGAGTGTTTCCGTAGTATGCCAGGAGTTGTTAGGAGCGTGCATCCGACGCATAGTGTTTGCGGGTGGGGAGATGGCGCATGCCAGATGCTTAACGGACACCATTTAGATGATACACCGTGTGGGGTAAATTCTCCGTATGCTAGATTATGTGAGGTGGGCGGGAAATTGTTAATGCTTGGATGCGGTTTAGGGCCAAATACAAGCATGCATGGAGTAGAGGAGTTAGCCAGACCCAGTTATTTGTTTTCGCATCAAATCGAATACCGAATTCGGCTTGGAAACCGTCTTGGATCTTGCGCTATTGACGATAATCGTATTCCTGAAGCTATCACTTGTTGGAGGCATGGGCATACACAAAGTGGATACATTCAACGATATGATCGGCTTGATGATCTATTGGATGATTGTATGTGTAATCGATCAAAGATTATGGGCGCGCCGTCGTTGCTAATAGATGCATCAATGATGTGGAAATTGGCAACTGAAACAATGAGAAATAAACCGTACTATTTTGTAGATAATCTACAGATCGGTAATGGTTAG
- a CDS encoding glycosyltransferase, producing the protein MEKISVILPVFNEAGLINAVMNRVIDFVEKHNNYYFIFVDDGSDDATASIIADRLCRAGINERITLLQQPINMGKGEAVKSAILACRTPYVCFTDGDLAYSLDHIIRLRKKLLDFDVVIGSRKLIPFRQRNISLGRKCMGKVFNLIVRAVLGLPYKDTQAGLKGFKRDVALDVFQYQRMSGFAFDAELLFLAKRRGYKIAEIPASVSKSHSYKVSKMNLWLEPLIMLKAILQIRLNSILGKYLHANNAEFRCRRVRYTDRVRAID; encoded by the coding sequence TTGGAAAAAATTTCAGTAATCTTGCCGGTCTTCAATGAAGCCGGGTTAATTAATGCGGTCATGAATCGCGTTATTGATTTCGTTGAGAAGCACAACAACTATTATTTCATATTTGTTGATGATGGTTCTGACGATGCGACTGCATCAATCATTGCGGACCGCCTCTGTCGAGCAGGTATTAATGAACGTATTACATTATTGCAGCAGCCGATAAACATGGGGAAAGGGGAAGCTGTAAAAAGTGCTATATTGGCTTGCAGAACGCCTTATGTCTGTTTTACAGATGGTGATCTTGCTTATTCTTTGGATCACATTATTCGTCTTCGCAAAAAGTTATTAGATTTTGATGTCGTTATAGGTTCTAGGAAATTGATTCCTTTTCGGCAGCGAAATATAAGTCTTGGACGGAAGTGTATGGGCAAGGTGTTTAATCTGATTGTGCGCGCTGTGTTGGGATTGCCTTACAAAGATACGCAAGCAGGGTTGAAAGGTTTTAAACGAGATGTTGCTCTTGATGTTTTTCAGTATCAACGTATGAGCGGATTCGCGTTTGATGCTGAGCTTTTATTTCTAGCAAAGCGAAGAGGTTATAAAATAGCAGAAATACCTGCTAGTGTTTCAAAATCGCATTCTTACAAAGTGTCTAAAATGAATTTATGGTTAGAGCCTCTTATTATGCTCAAAGCCATTTTGCAGATTAGGCTTAATAGTATTTTGGGGAAGTATTTGCATGCAAATAATGCTGAGTTTCGATGTCGAAGAGTTCGATATACCGATCGAGTACGGGCAATCGATTGA
- a CDS encoding glycosyltransferase family 87 protein, whose amino-acid sequence MMKIDLQCETKATWAIWCLVTVGILLVSVWSNYQHTVTGAYIDGSLRWLLQQDLYDYSMHGFLYLPQSAIFYSPFAVLPEWIGENLWRVTSIFCFASGLYTFTDILMRYTQRRWFLWMSLACIPMILDSARNGQMTLMLVAMMLMSVSDLIESRYSRMVFWLIIGLVIKPLMIVMILLIAGIYPKTMWRIMIGLCVFLAIPMFQSGPTYTIDQYHGFYLQSVVSATTELLNEGRFSDVFGALKAWGVHINGELQLFHRISFALITWLLCLSVANRFSRVVSACTILIMCISYIMLFNPRTEINTFSMFSIVIALVMCFGISQQQLSLVISVIIAGLIIALNYEILKNITPGRTYWLPPIVTVSVLIFLIPKCYRCIRQNMQELQEGRQSSQLSNIDEIKNQNEVMTTSSSVS is encoded by the coding sequence ATGATGAAGATTGATTTACAATGCGAAACGAAAGCCACCTGGGCCATATGGTGCCTTGTTACTGTTGGCATACTGCTTGTCAGTGTGTGGAGTAACTATCAACACACAGTTACCGGTGCTTATATTGACGGCTCTTTGCGATGGTTACTCCAGCAAGATCTATATGACTACAGTATGCATGGTTTCCTGTATTTACCACAATCAGCGATTTTCTATTCTCCGTTTGCAGTACTTCCGGAGTGGATCGGTGAAAATCTTTGGCGTGTTACCTCAATATTCTGCTTTGCATCAGGTTTGTATACATTTACTGATATTCTTATGCGCTATACGCAGCGAAGATGGTTTCTTTGGATGTCGCTTGCATGTATTCCAATGATTTTGGATAGCGCACGTAATGGTCAAATGACTTTGATGCTTGTTGCGATGATGCTGATGTCAGTAAGTGATTTGATTGAATCGCGATATAGTCGCATGGTGTTTTGGCTAATAATTGGGTTGGTTATTAAGCCATTAATGATTGTTATGATTTTACTTATTGCGGGTATCTATCCGAAAACTATGTGGCGGATTATGATTGGTCTTTGCGTATTTTTAGCAATACCAATGTTCCAATCCGGGCCGACCTATACGATAGATCAATATCATGGATTCTATTTACAGTCCGTGGTTTCGGCAACCACAGAATTGTTAAATGAAGGTCGGTTTAGCGACGTATTTGGTGCGTTAAAAGCTTGGGGTGTACATATTAACGGTGAGCTCCAGCTTTTTCATCGTATCTCATTCGCTCTTATTACATGGTTGCTGTGTTTGAGTGTTGCGAATAGATTTAGTCGCGTCGTTTCAGCTTGTACTATCCTGATTATGTGCATCAGTTATATTATGCTTTTCAATCCGCGGACTGAAATTAATACTTTTAGTATGTTCTCTATTGTAATTGCTTTGGTGATGTGCTTTGGGATATCTCAGCAACAATTGAGTTTAGTTATTTCTGTCATCATTGCGGGACTGATAATTGCTCTGAATTATGAAATTTTGAAAAATATTACGCCCGGTAGAACCTATTGGTTACCTCCAATAGTGACGGTATCAGTTTTGATTTTCTTAATCCCAAAATGTTATCGATGTATTCGGCAGAATATGCAGGAGCTACAAGAGGGCAGACAGAGTAGCCAATTATCAAATATTGATGAGATTAAGAATCAAAATGAAGTTATGACGACTTCTTCTTCCGTTTCTTGA
- a CDS encoding GTPase/DUF3482 domain-containing protein, which translates to MNASPQKQPVTPHLVIVGHPNQGKSSIVSTLLQDTTIQISDIPGTTIAAHTYPVNIDGFHYLNLTDTPGFENPRKTLHLLQQSNAPTHKRIDAIQQFIDTHHADTQYANECNILKPILQGAGILYIVDGSKPYAPNYEAEIEILRWTGRPRLALINPIESNNYINDWEKALAQSFSTTLIFNACKSEFQKHIQLLRTFATIEPKWEEPLQIAANAKTNQRQTRQNKTASLIAETLANMLLAKTTRTISKDNDITTNQTELKKQLLKKIRQLEFQYRDEIKSLYNLSPIHISDNNQLQLPDALASDLFTQKTSTLFGLSKMQLISASAGTGAITGGIIDAHTGGTSFFLGTTIGTLVGAGIGLYTNDNIEKLDLPLDTQLKHNTTTLTAGPIKNINFPHIIISRLIYFHRIIATTNHANRNPINLNTDRNLNITGNRRSQINKLSSQLQKSTGMQKHHAILEKLTILISDLINQLESQSIN; encoded by the coding sequence ATGAATGCCTCCCCACAAAAACAACCAGTAACCCCCCACCTCGTAATCGTCGGCCACCCAAACCAAGGCAAATCTTCAATCGTCTCAACTCTGCTGCAAGATACCACGATTCAAATCTCCGACATCCCCGGCACAACAATCGCCGCCCACACATACCCCGTTAATATTGACGGATTTCACTATCTCAACCTCACCGACACCCCCGGCTTCGAAAACCCGAGAAAAACACTCCACCTCCTTCAACAATCCAACGCCCCCACACACAAGCGCATTGATGCAATACAACAGTTTATCGACACACACCACGCAGACACTCAGTACGCCAATGAGTGCAACATCCTAAAACCAATACTACAAGGTGCTGGCATCCTATATATCGTTGACGGATCTAAACCTTACGCTCCTAACTACGAAGCCGAAATCGAAATACTACGATGGACGGGCCGCCCCCGGCTCGCTCTTATCAATCCCATCGAATCAAACAATTACATCAACGATTGGGAAAAGGCCCTCGCCCAGTCATTCTCAACCACTCTCATTTTTAATGCGTGCAAATCCGAATTCCAAAAACACATCCAACTGCTCCGTACGTTTGCAACCATCGAGCCCAAATGGGAAGAACCACTTCAAATAGCAGCGAACGCAAAAACCAATCAAAGACAAACTCGACAAAATAAAACCGCTTCGCTTATAGCCGAGACATTAGCCAATATGCTACTCGCCAAAACGACGCGCACGATCTCAAAAGACAATGATATCACGACAAATCAAACTGAACTCAAAAAGCAATTACTCAAAAAAATCCGTCAGCTTGAATTTCAATACCGTGATGAAATCAAATCTCTTTATAATCTCTCACCCATTCATATCAGTGACAACAATCAGCTCCAGCTACCTGATGCATTAGCGAGCGATTTGTTCACTCAAAAAACAAGCACACTCTTCGGCCTCAGCAAAATGCAACTCATCTCTGCCTCTGCGGGAACTGGCGCGATCACTGGTGGCATCATTGATGCACACACAGGCGGAACCTCATTCTTCCTAGGCACAACCATCGGCACGCTCGTCGGCGCCGGAATCGGACTCTATACGAACGACAATATTGAAAAACTTGACCTACCTTTAGATACCCAACTCAAACACAACACAACAACACTTACCGCTGGCCCTATCAAAAACATTAACTTCCCCCACATCATTATTTCAAGACTCATCTATTTCCATCGCATCATTGCAACAACCAACCACGCAAATCGTAACCCCATCAACCTCAATACAGACCGTAATCTAAACATCACAGGCAACCGTAGAAGCCAAATCAACAAATTAAGCTCGCAACTACAAAAATCGACTGGCATGCAAAAACATCATGCAATTCTTGAAAAGCTAACCATTCTTATCAGTGATTTGATAAATCAACTTGAATCTCAATCGATAAACTAA
- a CDS encoding DUF2868 domain-containing protein: MKLKRDMRIAPRLNNRQHIDRIQLWLSNAMTQSSHTNKLIALSSILLIILGLIIGILISKSAYYYNGSTPINVMIPIAIFVFVQLGLSFLTVIAMLPSAFTRKLPLATSLQDSILAINPGNLILIFKKILPSHLTENILNQFMSTKLIYANLQKWTILRFAQSFSLAINIAAITTFVVTVIFSDLAFSWSTTLNLNQQTIQTVTQILALPFAFLPDLTPNNHLIQTTQYFRGNPSDFDPILARNWWPFLLACMITYGFLPRLVLYIIAAQIQRRTIKSTILNLPDTTLLLTRLDHLQQSPQNSYAKSANISSSNDSPINKDYLPQNYNLLIIDHAPIPSEFHLTPHRKAHFGGTQSIEEDSHAIKLFTSNLAPENHLLILSKLWEPPTLETLNLLQTVRDYCSPTTPIHLLLTPKDDNGNIVTSHNNHMTHWKNKINSLHDPHIFFHNTNLMEDNAQ, from the coding sequence GTGAAACTTAAAAGAGACATGCGCATCGCGCCACGACTCAATAATCGTCAGCATATCGATCGAATACAACTCTGGCTATCGAATGCGATGACTCAATCATCACACACAAATAAACTTATCGCACTAAGCTCAATACTCCTGATTATATTAGGCCTCATCATTGGTATCTTGATCTCTAAATCTGCCTATTACTACAATGGATCAACACCGATCAATGTGATGATCCCAATTGCTATCTTTGTTTTCGTACAACTAGGCTTATCATTTCTCACCGTTATCGCAATGCTACCATCAGCATTCACCAGAAAGCTTCCCCTTGCCACATCACTTCAAGATTCAATTCTTGCAATCAATCCAGGCAATCTCATACTCATTTTCAAAAAAATACTTCCCAGCCATCTAACAGAGAATATCCTCAATCAATTCATGTCAACCAAACTCATCTACGCGAACCTGCAAAAATGGACAATCTTACGCTTCGCTCAATCTTTCTCACTCGCCATTAATATCGCAGCCATTACCACGTTTGTTGTTACAGTAATCTTTTCTGATCTTGCATTTTCATGGTCAACAACACTGAACCTCAATCAGCAAACAATCCAAACCGTAACGCAGATACTCGCATTACCTTTCGCATTTCTTCCCGACCTCACACCGAATAACCATCTCATACAAACAACGCAATACTTTCGAGGAAACCCAAGCGATTTTGACCCGATCTTAGCCAGAAACTGGTGGCCATTCCTTCTCGCATGCATGATTACCTATGGCTTTTTACCTCGTCTTGTTCTATACATTATCGCGGCTCAAATTCAACGACGCACGATTAAAAGCACAATACTCAACCTTCCCGACACAACACTTCTCCTTACACGATTAGATCATCTACAACAATCTCCTCAAAACTCATACGCCAAAAGTGCTAACATAAGCAGCTCAAACGATTCGCCTATAAACAAAGATTATTTGCCTCAAAATTACAATCTACTCATCATTGATCACGCTCCCATACCATCCGAATTTCACCTCACCCCTCACCGCAAAGCTCATTTCGGTGGCACGCAATCAATTGAAGAAGACTCCCATGCAATCAAGTTATTCACCAGCAATTTAGCACCCGAAAACCATTTACTTATTCTCTCAAAACTATGGGAACCTCCCACACTTGAAACACTCAATCTTTTACAGACAGTTCGAGATTACTGTTCACCAACCACGCCCATTCACCTTCTCCTCACACCCAAAGATGACAACGGGAATATCGTCACATCTCATAACAATCACATGACCCACTGGAAAAACAAGATAAATTCATTGCACGACCCTCATATCTTCTTCCACAACACCAATCTCATGGAGGATAATGCCCAATGA